ATCTGGCCAACCATTTTTAATTATGTAGAACATTGGTGGCATAATCCTTCTTCATATGACACATTATTATTAGTCAAGCTATTGTCATCATTATGCACCCCAATAGGTATCCTAAGTATAATATTATGGAATCTAAGAAATATACTATTTGATTGGAGGCCATTTAAAAAGAAAGAATCATTACATGGAGATTCAAGATGGGCAACAGAAAAAGACATTCGTAAAATAGGACTACGCAGCAGAAGAGGCATATTACTAGGAAAAGACAAAAGAGGCTACCTTATTGCTGATGGATTTCAACATGCTTTACTATTTGCACCAACTGGGTCCGGAAAAGGTGTAGGCTTTGTAATACCGAATTTATTGTTCTGGGAAGATTCTGTAATAGTGCACGATATAAAATTAGAAAACTATGATCTTACAAGTGGATGGAGAAAAAAAAGAGGACAAGAAGTCTTCGTTTGGAATCCAGCACAACCTGATGGGATAAGCCACTGTTATAACCCACTGGATTGGATAAGTTCTAAACCAGGACAAATGGTAGACGATGTACAAAAAATTGCCAATTTAATAATGCCTGAACAAGACTTTTGGTACAATGAAGCACGCAGTTTATTCGTGGGAGTAGTATTATATCTATTAGCAGTACCAGAAAAAGTAAAATCTTTTGGAGAAGTTGTACGCACAATGCGTAGTGATGATGTAGTATATAATTTGGCAGTTGTATTAGACACCATAGGAAAAAAAATCCACCCAGTTGCATACATGAATATAGCTGCATTTTTACAAAAAGCTGATAAAGAGCGTTCAGGTGTAGTGTCAACTATGAACTCATCTTTAGAATTATGGGCAAATCCATTAATTGATACAGCAACAGCTTCAAGTGATTTTAACATTCAAGAATTTAAAAGGAAAAAAGTAACGGTATACGTTGGGCTAACACCAGATAACTTAACTCGTCTTAGACCTTTAATGCAGGTATTTTATCAACAAGCAACAGAATTTTTATGTAGAACTTTACCGTCAGATGACGAACCTTACGGTGTATTATTTCTAATGGATGAGTTTCCAACACTAGGAAAAATGGAGCAATTCCAGACTGGTATTGCGTATTTCCGTGGATACAGAGTCAGATTATTTTTGATTATTCAAGATACTGAGCAGCTTAAAGGTATATATGAAGAAGCAGGAATGAATTCATTTTTATCAAACTCTACCTATAGAATTACTTTTGCAGCAAATAATATTGAAACTGCAAACTTAATATCACAATTAATAGGAAATAAAACTGTTAATCAGGAATCCTTAAACAGGCCTAAATTCTTAGATTTAAATCCTGCATCTCGCTCATTACACATATCAGAAACACAAAGAGCCTTATTACTACCTCAAGAAGTGATAATGTTACCTAGAGATGAGCAAATTCTTTTAATAGAATCTACTTATCCTATAAAATCAAAAAAAATAAAATACTACGAAGACAAAAACTTTACAAAAAAATTATTAAAAAGCACTTTTATACCTACTCAAGAACCTTATGATCCTAATAACATAAAACCAACAAAAAAAGAAAATGAAGATCCCATTCCTAGTATTGAAAGTGATATTCCTGAAAACAAATCTGATAATACCGAGAACGTCACAAAAGAAGAAGATGCAATATATGACAGCACAGAAGCATACTATGATGAAGATGAAGATAATGATGACGAAGACTTCAACTTTGATGATCTAAATGAATACATAGATGAAGAAGACTATGAAGATGAGAATGAGGAGTATAATGATGAATCTGAAGACTATGACTACACTACAGAGGAAGAAGATGATGATCATAACAACAACAGTCATGAAGATGACAAATACGAGAATAAAAGTAGAGATAAAAGCAATTTAGATTATGAAAATGATTACAATGATAAAGAACAATCTGAGAATCAAGATTCCAAAAATGAAGACAAATAACTTATAAATTTCTTTATAACAACAGAAATTATTCAAAGCACAAAAGATTTAACCAAAACTTAGCATTCACTAAACTATATTATAGGGAAATTTACCTTACTATACATGGAACATACAGAAACATACTAATATAAGTCAAACACAGATTAGTAATTTGAAATTCACATCACTAATAATAATTAAAACCTGGCAAAATCAACCTGAACCAAACTTTTTAGATATTATAACATTATATGTTATGACTGATTTTATATCTTAAACTGAATTTAATAGTTATATAACCATATCCTGAAAAATCCATGTTTTATGCTATTACTTACAAATTGTTACTAACTTTATCAATACACTATCAATTTTATTTTAATTACTTTAGTACAAAAAAAAGATTTTTCCAGAGTAAGCTTTCTCTAAAAAGTCAACATACCTTACAACATAAGGTCCACCCTATAAATAATAGAATTCAGATGTTTATATTTAAACAATAAGTAAATATTACACAAGTCTTCTATACATATTTTTTAGACTTTACTTTTCAACATTAATAAAAACTCACTTCCTCCAATTTGAATAGGACTCTATTTCTCTACATACAAAAAGCAACAAGCAAACAAAAAAAAAAATAGCAAGCGACACTTAAAAGTATCACCTGCTATCTAAAAACAACTAAATCCTATAATTATATAATGCTATTAACTGCATTATTATCAGCATTTTCTTGAGTAAGAAAATGATTATATCCTACAAAATAAAGATTAAGGCAACAACATACATGACTATTATCCAATAAACTGCTCGAATCTTCTACATTTTGAAACTCATAAACATATTTTTCATCGATTAGTTCTGATACAGGACACAATATTTTGTTTATAGAATCTGGTAATATTGTACATTCATTTGCAGGTAAGTTCATAGAATCTACATTTATAATAACATGTAAGTTTTCTTTTACTAAGAACTTAGGGTTATCTTCTCCTTGGTGGGTTTTAGAAATTTCTTCTTCTGCAATAGCTGAAGCTGCTGGTGCTGATGAAGGTTGAAATATTGTTTCATTATGAAATATTGTTTCATTACCTTCTTGATGAGTTCCAGAATGATCTCCTGCTTCTACAACAGGATTATTATTACTATCATCCAAAATTGCATGCATAATCATGTTTAACAAATTCTGACCCTGGTGAGTTTCAGAAATTTCTTTTTCTCCTCCTAAAGAAACTGGAACTGTTTGATCTAATGTAACAAGATTATCACTTGTAACAGCTGAATGTAAGTCTTCTTTAAGGTTATCTTCTCCTTGGTGGGTTTTAGAAATTTCTTCTTCTGCAATAACTGAAGCTGCTGGTGCTGATGAAGGTTGAAATATTGTTTCATTACCTTCTTGATGAGTTCCAGAATGATCTCCTGCTTCTACAACAGGATTATTATTACTATCATCCAAAATTGCATGCATAATCATGTTTAACAAATTCTGACCCTGGTGAGTTTCAGAAATTTCTTTTTCTCCTCCTACAGAAACTGGAACTGTTTGATCTAATATAACAAGATTATCACTTGTAACAGCTGAATGTAAGTCTTCTTTAAGGTTATCTTCTCCTTGGTGGGTTTTAGAAATTTCTTCTTCTGCAATAACTGAAGCTGCTGGTGCTGATGAAGGTTGAAATATTATTTCATTACCTTCTTGATGAGTTCCAGAATGATCTCCTGCTTCTACAACAGGATTATTATTACTATCATCCAAAATTGCATGCATAATCATGTTTAACAAATTCTGACCCTGGTGAGTTTCAGAAATTTCTTTTTCTCCTCCTACAGAAACTGGAACTGTTTGATCTAATATAACAAGATTATCACTTGTAACAGCTGAAT
This Ehrlichia japonica DNA region includes the following protein-coding sequences:
- a CDS encoding type IV secretory system conjugative DNA transfer family protein, which gives rise to MDSVSANHIRNILFLVLGAFFGLEFCFYLSGVLFILMVWGPDYLDFNSINPSFSNFPDRIWPTIFNYVEHWWHNPSSYDTLLLVKLLSSLCTPIGILSIILWNLRNILFDWRPFKKKESLHGDSRWATEKDIRKIGLRSRRGILLGKDKRGYLIADGFQHALLFAPTGSGKGVGFVIPNLLFWEDSVIVHDIKLENYDLTSGWRKKRGQEVFVWNPAQPDGISHCYNPLDWISSKPGQMVDDVQKIANLIMPEQDFWYNEARSLFVGVVLYLLAVPEKVKSFGEVVRTMRSDDVVYNLAVVLDTIGKKIHPVAYMNIAAFLQKADKERSGVVSTMNSSLELWANPLIDTATASSDFNIQEFKRKKVTVYVGLTPDNLTRLRPLMQVFYQQATEFLCRTLPSDDEPYGVLFLMDEFPTLGKMEQFQTGIAYFRGYRVRLFLIIQDTEQLKGIYEEAGMNSFLSNSTYRITFAANNIETANLISQLIGNKTVNQESLNRPKFLDLNPASRSLHISETQRALLLPQEVIMLPRDEQILLIESTYPIKSKKIKYYEDKNFTKKLLKSTFIPTQEPYDPNNIKPTKKENEDPIPSIESDIPENKSDNTENVTKEEDAIYDSTEAYYDEDEDNDDEDFNFDDLNEYIDEEDYEDENEEYNDESEDYDYTTEEEDDDHNNNSHEDDKYENKSRDKSNLDYENDYNDKEQSENQDSKNEDK